A single genomic interval of uncultured Desulfobulbus sp. harbors:
- a CDS encoding adenylate kinase codes for MNILTFGPNGSGKGTQGAIIKEKYGIDHIESGAIFREHIKGGTELGKKAKAYIDRGDLVPDEITIPMVLETLGKSKEKGWLLDGFPRSLAQAEALDKALKDAGMKLDCVVEIMLDRQIAKDRIMGRRLCANDNNHPNHIAFEAIKPVEKDGKLVCRVCGGELSARADDQDENAINKRHDIYYDDKTGTMAAVNYFKNLGSTPVISVDGSKAIKEVSAEIMGKLP; via the coding sequence ATGAACATCCTTACTTTCGGTCCGAACGGCAGCGGTAAAGGCACCCAAGGCGCGATCATCAAAGAAAAATATGGCATCGATCACATCGAATCTGGCGCCATCTTCCGCGAGCACATCAAGGGTGGCACCGAGTTGGGGAAAAAGGCCAAGGCATACATCGATCGTGGTGACCTGGTACCCGACGAAATCACCATCCCGATGGTTCTCGAGACCCTGGGCAAATCCAAAGAGAAAGGCTGGCTGCTCGACGGTTTCCCCCGCTCCCTGGCTCAGGCCGAGGCCCTGGACAAAGCCCTGAAAGATGCCGGCATGAAGCTGGACTGCGTTGTTGAGATCATGCTCGATCGCCAGATCGCCAAAGACCGCATCATGGGCCGTCGCCTCTGCGCCAACGACAACAACCATCCCAACCACATCGCCTTTGAGGCCATCAAACCGGTGGAGAAAGACGGCAAGCTGGTCTGCCGTGTCTGCGGTGGCGAGCTCTCCGCCCGCGCCGATGACCAGGACGAGAACGCCATCAACAAACGTCACGACATCTACTATGATGACAAGACCGGCACCATGGCCGCAGTCAACTACTTCAAGAACCTGGGTTCCACCCCGGTGATCTCCGTTGACGGCTCCAAGGCCATCAAAGAGGTTTCCGCTGAGATCATGGGCAAGCTGCCGTAA
- a CDS encoding homoserine dehydrogenase, with product MKEIKVGLIGFGTVGKGLAEVLHSQQQRLVKRTGMTIRLAAVADHGTTELPQKFADVTLTRDANDLINNPELDIIVELIGGLEPAKTFILQAIEAGKHVVTANKALLSQEGAAIFAAAAAKGVEVGFEASVGGGIPVIKALKEGLVANRILSIMGIMNGTANYILTRMTDEGIPFGEVLKDAQRLGFAEADPTYDIEGIDTAHKLAILMTMAYGMPITHKEIATEGISSIEPMDIELARELGCRIKLLAISRNHGDHVEARVHPTMVPQNHLLASINGAYNAIHFQGDTVGNVLLYGQGAGMIPTGSAVAADVVDIARDIQSASINRVPSLSYLPTEMRPRKITPMDELYGPYYFRLTVLDQPGVLATVAGILSKHEISIESVIQKGRKKTGAVPLVIVTHRAKESAVRGALEEISALESVTAPVVKIRILEEEE from the coding sequence ATGAAGGAAATCAAGGTCGGATTGATCGGTTTTGGTACCGTGGGCAAAGGGTTGGCTGAGGTGCTGCACTCGCAGCAGCAGAGGTTGGTGAAACGAACCGGCATGACCATCCGCTTGGCTGCAGTTGCCGACCATGGGACGACCGAGCTGCCGCAGAAATTTGCCGATGTCACGCTGACCCGCGATGCCAACGATCTGATCAACAATCCGGAGCTCGATATCATCGTCGAGTTGATCGGAGGTCTTGAACCGGCGAAAACCTTTATCCTGCAGGCCATTGAGGCCGGAAAACACGTGGTTACCGCCAACAAGGCCCTGCTTTCGCAGGAAGGTGCCGCCATCTTTGCCGCCGCCGCCGCCAAAGGCGTGGAGGTCGGATTTGAGGCCAGCGTCGGCGGCGGTATTCCGGTGATCAAGGCGCTCAAGGAAGGGTTGGTGGCCAACCGGATTCTTTCGATCATGGGCATCATGAACGGGACCGCCAACTACATCCTCACCCGCATGACCGACGAAGGCATCCCCTTTGGAGAGGTGCTCAAGGATGCTCAACGGCTAGGCTTTGCCGAGGCGGACCCCACCTATGACATCGAGGGGATCGACACCGCCCACAAACTGGCCATCCTCATGACCATGGCCTACGGCATGCCCATCACCCACAAGGAGATCGCCACCGAAGGGATTTCCAGCATCGAGCCCATGGATATCGAACTGGCACGTGAATTGGGCTGCCGCATCAAGCTGCTTGCCATCAGCCGCAATCACGGCGATCATGTCGAGGCCCGGGTCCATCCGACCATGGTGCCGCAGAACCACCTGTTGGCCTCGATCAACGGCGCCTACAATGCGATCCACTTTCAGGGCGACACCGTGGGCAATGTGCTCTTGTACGGGCAGGGAGCGGGCATGATCCCCACCGGCAGCGCGGTGGCCGCGGATGTGGTTGACATCGCCCGCGATATCCAGAGCGCTTCGATCAACCGCGTTCCCTCGCTCTCCTACCTACCTACGGAGATGCGACCGCGCAAGATCACGCCCATGGATGAACTCTATGGGCCCTATTATTTCCGTCTGACCGTGCTCGATCAGCCCGGTGTGCTCGCCACCGTGGCCGGGATCCTCAGCAAGCATGAGATCAGTATCGAGTCGGTGATTCAGAAGGGGCGCAAAAAGACCGGCGCCGTACCCTTGGTGATCGTCACCCACCGGGCCAAGGAGTCTGCCGTGCGGGGTGCCCTGGAGGAGATCAGCGCGCTTGAGAGCGTCACTGCTCCAGTGGTCAAGATTCGTATCCTGGAAGAAGAGGAATAG
- a CDS encoding cofactor-independent phosphoglycerate mutase produces the protein MKYILLIGDGMGDVPVPALNNQTPLEAASTPTMDRLAKGGEMLLVRTVPEGYPPGSDVANLSLMGYEPERYYTGRAPLEAASLGVELASDEIAFRCNLVHVERTDDGRLIMIDYSSGHITTEESGELIAALQEACGTEQITLYPGISYRHLLVFRGEMPADFTTVPPHDYSDQEVTGFYREYEKVPSLQVIMEKAQAILADHPVNQERARQGKRTANAIWLWGEGRRPAMETLETRFGIRGGLISAVDLLKGLGVLGGLEVIDVPGATGYLDTNYAGKAQAAIDVLAKDDFVLVHVEAPDETGHQGLALEKVQAVADFDAKIVTPIVEAMEWRGEDFRVVVTMDHYTPIHRRTHEDWPVPMFIYDSRGVSAPSGRTYTEANVLDEVEQNGLKLDSGAKFFRRFVEQE, from the coding sequence ATGAAATATATTTTACTGATCGGCGACGGCATGGGCGATGTCCCGGTGCCGGCGCTCAACAATCAAACCCCGCTTGAGGCGGCGTCCACCCCCACCATGGATCGCTTGGCCAAGGGGGGGGAAATGCTCCTGGTGCGGACCGTGCCCGAGGGGTATCCACCGGGAAGCGACGTTGCCAACCTCTCGCTCATGGGGTATGAGCCGGAACGGTATTATACAGGCCGTGCCCCCCTTGAGGCCGCCAGTCTGGGGGTGGAGCTGGCCTCCGATGAGATTGCCTTTCGTTGTAACCTGGTCCATGTGGAGCGAACCGACGACGGTCGCCTGATCATGATCGATTACAGCAGCGGCCACATCACCACCGAAGAGAGTGGCGAGCTTATCGCCGCGCTGCAGGAGGCTTGTGGCACGGAGCAGATCACCCTCTATCCCGGAATCAGCTACCGCCATTTGCTGGTGTTCCGCGGAGAGATGCCTGCGGATTTCACCACCGTGCCGCCCCATGACTACTCCGATCAGGAGGTGACCGGATTCTACCGGGAATACGAGAAAGTTCCCTCCCTGCAGGTCATCATGGAAAAAGCCCAAGCCATCCTTGCCGACCATCCCGTGAACCAGGAGCGCGCGCGCCAGGGCAAGCGGACCGCAAACGCCATCTGGCTGTGGGGTGAGGGCAGGCGACCGGCCATGGAGACCCTGGAGACTCGGTTCGGCATTCGTGGTGGACTGATCTCGGCGGTGGACCTGCTCAAGGGGTTGGGGGTACTGGGCGGCCTCGAGGTGATCGATGTACCTGGGGCGACCGGCTATCTCGACACCAACTACGCCGGCAAGGCCCAGGCGGCTATCGATGTACTGGCCAAGGATGATTTTGTCCTGGTGCATGTCGAGGCCCCCGACGAGACCGGACACCAGGGGCTTGCGCTCGAGAAGGTGCAGGCGGTGGCGGACTTTGATGCCAAGATCGTCACTCCGATTGTGGAGGCGATGGAGTGGCGAGGGGAGGATTTTCGCGTGGTCGTGACCATGGATCATTACACCCCTATCCATCGCCGTACCCACGAGGACTGGCCCGTGCCCATGTTTATCTACGATTCTCGCGGGGTGAGTGCGCCTTCGGGACGGACCTACACCGAAGCCAATGTCCTGGACGAGGTTGAGCAAAACGGGCTCAAGCTCGACTCGGGCGCCAAGTTTTTTCGCCGCTTCGTGGAGCAGGAGTAG
- a CDS encoding thioesterase family protein, with protein MGNTLTTSLVEPVFTTTYRVIYGDTDAAGVVYNANYLRYFEIGRTEMMRAWALPYSAIEELGCILPVTESYLRFKAPAAYDDLITIATSLVEVSKLTCRFHYAISRAEENGKTTLLVKGFTVHACINREGKLTRFPQTVLEKILAILEKGNGAE; from the coding sequence ATGGGGAATACTCTCACCACGAGCCTGGTCGAACCTGTTTTTACCACCACCTACCGGGTGATCTACGGCGACACCGATGCCGCAGGCGTGGTCTATAACGCCAACTACCTGCGCTACTTCGAGATCGGCCGTACGGAAATGATGCGGGCCTGGGCCCTTCCTTACAGTGCCATCGAGGAGTTGGGCTGCATTCTGCCGGTGACCGAATCCTACCTCCGCTTCAAGGCTCCGGCCGCCTATGACGATCTCATCACCATCGCCACCTCGTTGGTCGAGGTGAGCAAGTTGACCTGTCGCTTCCATTATGCCATCAGCCGTGCGGAGGAAAACGGCAAAACCACTCTGTTGGTCAAGGGGTTCACCGTGCATGCCTGTATCAATCGGGAGGGCAAGCTGACCCGTTTCCCTCAGACGGTCCTGGAAAAGATCCTGGCAATCCTTGAAAAAGGGAACGGCGCAGAATAA
- the extKL gene encoding multiheme c-type cytochrome ExtKL codes for MYPVFILLGTALSAGGAQQQADTLDELVAMFDEHKCSECHDTKYEEWHGSWHAKAVNSSLGGMRNFIKVGLAKEWKTPLNKAQLLKCLDCHAPLTNFASEKLAAQIGELIVTAAEQKGKPEGIAASKELEKLNVGCYSCHNVKANNVALGLRGQPQPGVIYGPNGVAGDDFHKSIATVDLKNSAFCMQCHGVYNAPDGETIQCNTLSGSYRHSYLPAGGTKTCQDCHMDKGHLFPGGHDLDTVKKGLGFRLEVAQYNHLPGQVKGVKSPEEWVPSAIITAFVENKAGHRIPDGULWSGKVVLEVTAKDGKGNELFANTKQWLELGIDPDRDMRYGAWQIKEIIDLTLPPLQTQREQYHVNFNTDVEKVTVNAKLWYHISGKERELVYEENKMLSF; via the coding sequence ATGTATCCGGTGTTCATCCTGTTGGGGACAGCGCTTTCAGCAGGAGGGGCGCAGCAACAGGCTGACACACTCGATGAATTGGTGGCAATGTTCGATGAACATAAGTGCTCGGAATGCCACGATACCAAATATGAGGAGTGGCATGGTTCGTGGCATGCAAAAGCTGTTAACTCATCCCTAGGAGGAATGCGAAATTTCATCAAAGTCGGTTTGGCCAAAGAGTGGAAAACACCACTGAACAAGGCACAGCTATTAAAATGTCTTGATTGCCATGCGCCTCTGACGAATTTTGCCTCGGAAAAACTGGCCGCGCAGATAGGTGAGCTTATCGTGACCGCTGCGGAGCAGAAAGGAAAGCCAGAGGGGATCGCCGCTTCCAAGGAATTGGAAAAACTCAATGTGGGGTGTTACAGTTGCCATAATGTCAAGGCAAACAACGTGGCACTCGGGTTACGCGGGCAACCTCAACCGGGTGTCATCTATGGACCCAATGGTGTCGCTGGAGACGATTTTCATAAGTCCATTGCAACTGTGGATCTAAAAAATTCCGCCTTCTGTATGCAATGTCATGGTGTCTACAACGCGCCAGATGGTGAAACCATTCAATGCAACACCCTCTCTGGAAGTTATCGCCACAGCTATCTGCCTGCAGGGGGAACGAAAACATGCCAAGACTGCCATATGGACAAGGGGCATCTTTTTCCCGGCGGCCATGACCTTGATACGGTTAAAAAGGGCTTGGGCTTCCGGCTTGAGGTCGCCCAATACAATCATCTACCAGGGCAGGTCAAAGGCGTGAAGTCTCCTGAAGAATGGGTTCCCAGTGCGATTATTACGGCCTTTGTCGAAAATAAAGCCGGGCATCGCATACCTGACGGCTGACTGTGGTCAGGCAAAGTGGTCCTGGAGGTGACCGCCAAAGATGGTAAGGGCAATGAGTTGTTTGCAAACACAAAACAATGGCTTGAGTTGGGGATTGACCCGGATAGAGACATGCGCTACGGGGCGTGGCAGATTAAGGAAATAATTGATCTCACCTTGCCGCCGCTGCAGACTCAGCGCGAGCAATACCATGTCAATTTCAATACCGACGTGGAGAAGGTAACTGTTAATGCCAAACTCTGGTACCACATCAGTGGAAAGGAGAGAGAATTGGTCTATGAGGAAAATAAAATGCTCTCTTTTTAA